Sequence from the Pirellulales bacterium genome:
ACGCCGCCGTCAGCTCGCTCTTTTTCTTCACCGAGGCCGCGCCGCAGCCAAAACCTTTGGCGATGGTCACAAAATCCGGATACCGCTCCGAAGGCCCCAAACCATTGCCTTCGCCAATTGCTTCCGGATGATCGATGGGCCCCAAATACGTGTGCGCCCGGTTCCCCTGATGGAACCGATCTTCCCATTGCATCACCATCCCCAAGTGCTGATTGTTCAATAGCAGCACTTTCACCGGCAGCTTCTCGCAATAGGCCGTGGCCAATTCCTGAACGTTCATCAAAAAGCTGCCGTCTCCGTCGATGTCCACGACCAGCTTGTCCGGGTTGGCGGCCTTCGCTCCCACCGCGGCCGGCAGGCCGAAGCCCATCGTTCCCAAGCCCGAACTGGACAAAAACGTGCGCGGGTGCATGAACTTGTAAAACTGCGACGTCCACATTTGATGCTGCCCCACGCCCACCGTAATGATCGTCTCTTCGCCGCGCGTCAATTTCCACAATTCGTCGATGGCATGCTGTTGCAAAATGCCGTCGAAATTTTTGTCGTATTTCAACGGGTCGGACTTTTTCCACTCGGCCACTTGCTTGTGCCACGGCCCCAAATCGTCCGGCGCTTCCACAATTTTGTTCAATTCCGACAGCGCGAACTTAATGTCGCTCACAATCGGAATGTGCGCGGCTTTGTTCTTATTGATTTCCGACGGATCAATGTCGATGTGCACAATGAACCCGTGCTTGGCAAACTCCGTCACCTTGCCGGTCACTCGGTCGTCAAACCGCACGCCAAAGGCCAGCAGCAAATCAGCGTCGTTCACCGCGTAATTCGAATACACGCTGCCGTGCATTCCTAGCATCTCCAGCGACAGCGGATCGTTCGCCGGAAAAGCCCCCAAGCCCATCACGGTCATCGCGACGGGAATTTTCGTTTTGCGCACCAGCTCGCGCAGCTCCGCGCTGGCATCGCCGCTGATCACGCCGCCCCCGGCATAAATAATCGGCCGCTTGGCGCGCTTAATGGCCGCTGCCACCTGACGAATTTGTTCCGGCTTGGCCTGGGCTTCCGGATGATAGCCCGGCAAATTCATCGGCACGTTGTAATCCGGCTCAATCTGCGCCAACTGCACGTTTTTCGGCACGTCGACCAACACCGGGCCCGGCCGCCCCGTCGTGGCAATGTGAAACGCTTCCCGCATCACCCGCGCCACGTCGTTCACGTCGGTCACCAAATAGTGATGTTTCGTAATCCCGCGGCTCACTTCCACGATGGGCGTTTCCTGGAAAGCGTCGGTCCCAATCACGTGCGTGCCCACTTGGCCGGTAATCGCCACCAGCGGCACGCTGTCCATTTTGGCGTCGGCAAGGGCTGTCACTAAATTCAAAGCGCCCGGTCCGCTGGTGGCCATGCACACGCCAGGTTTTCCTGTCGTGCGGGCCAACCCCTGCGCGGCAAAGGCGCCGCCTTGTTCGTGCCGCGGCAAAATCGTGCGAATTTGGTCCTTGAACCGCGTCAATGCCTGGTGCAAAGGCATGCTCGCCCCGCCCGGATAGGCAAAAATAATGTCCACCCCGTGGTTGACCAACGATTGCACCACGACGTCCGAGCCCGTCACCATGCCGCTGCCCGTCCGCGGTTTAGAAGCTGTCGCCACGAAAACCTCGCTGAAATGACCAAAACCCGGCCCGGTAGGCCGGTCATATAGATATTGGAACCCATTGCAGGCCAACACATTAGGATATGCGGCAGCCAGCCCCGATGCAACCGCATGCCCCCAGAAATTGCCCTAAATGTTCGCCTCCGTAGACATTTATTCCGCTGGTGCGGTTCAGTGGGCCAGTTCGGTAGGGGACGCAATTTCGTCTTGACCCAATGCCCCCCTCCGCCGATCATACGCAACCTTTTCGCCAGGCTGAGTGATCTCCGCCCACCGGCATTCGCTGGGCTACATTTCAGCTTCCCGTTCTCCATTCCCAATTCGTTTATCGCACTGCTATGAAATCCATTCCCGTTGCTTTGCGTTCCTTCGCGGCTTTTACGCTGCTGCTGTTGGTTCGTCAGGCGTTCGCCGCGCAGGCGGTGACATTCACATATCGTGCGCCGCAAATTGGCCAGCAGGCTTCGCACGAAATGCAGTTCACATTGGACCTGAACATCACTTTGCAACAGGCCGGACAAATTATTTCTTCCGAAATGCAGCAGCTCAGCCGCGATCAAGATCGGCA
This genomic interval carries:
- the ilvB gene encoding biosynthetic-type acetolactate synthase large subunit, which produces MVTGSDVVVQSLVNHGVDIIFAYPGGASMPLHQALTRFKDQIRTILPRHEQGGAFAAQGLARTTGKPGVCMATSGPGALNLVTALADAKMDSVPLVAITGQVGTHVIGTDAFQETPIVEVSRGITKHHYLVTDVNDVARVMREAFHIATTGRPGPVLVDVPKNVQLAQIEPDYNVPMNLPGYHPEAQAKPEQIRQVAAAIKRAKRPIIYAGGGVISGDASAELRELVRKTKIPVAMTVMGLGAFPANDPLSLEMLGMHGSVYSNYAVNDADLLLAFGVRFDDRVTGKVTEFAKHGFIVHIDIDPSEINKNKAAHIPIVSDIKFALSELNKIVEAPDDLGPWHKQVAEWKKSDPLKYDKNFDGILQQHAIDELWKLTRGEETIITVGVGQHQMWTSQFYKFMHPRTFLSSSGLGTMGFGLPAAVGAKAANPDKLVVDIDGDGSFLMNVQELATAYCEKLPVKVLLLNNQHLGMVMQWEDRFHQGNRAHTYLGPIDHPEAIGEGNGLGPSERYPDFVTIAKGFGCGAASVKKKSELTAALKEMIDYPGPFVLDVEVPYQEHVLPMIPAGMTVKDLIKE